The following are encoded in a window of Roseimaritima ulvae genomic DNA:
- a CDS encoding YeeE/YedE thiosulfate transporter family protein — MFDPFWKLALGLFTGILFGVLLQKGRVAKYQVILGQFLLKDWTVVKIMGTAVVVGAIGIYALLPTEAVSLHLKPLDWGRIVTGGLLFGVGMAVLGYCPGTGVAACGEGRKDAMIGLVGMLTGAGLYVAAFPSIDNFLQRFGSAGKITLASVTGTSPWLWIGGLIALGLVGILMFGHERPKQVSAKRKRPHQVTG; from the coding sequence ATGTTTGATCCATTTTGGAAACTCGCACTTGGTCTGTTCACTGGAATCTTATTCGGCGTGCTCTTACAGAAGGGGCGTGTTGCGAAGTACCAGGTGATCCTCGGTCAGTTTCTGTTGAAAGATTGGACGGTAGTCAAAATCATGGGGACAGCAGTTGTCGTTGGGGCGATTGGTATTTATGCGTTGCTGCCGACCGAAGCTGTCTCGCTGCACTTAAAACCACTGGACTGGGGCCGCATTGTCACCGGTGGCCTGCTGTTCGGCGTGGGGATGGCGGTTCTGGGCTATTGTCCGGGGACGGGAGTCGCCGCCTGCGGCGAAGGTCGCAAGGATGCGATGATCGGTCTCGTCGGCATGTTGACCGGAGCGGGGTTGTACGTCGCAGCCTTTCCCTCGATTGATAATTTTCTGCAGCGATTCGGCAGCGCTGGAAAAATCACACTCGCCAGCGTGACCGGCACGAGTCCATGGCTGTGGATCGGCGGACTGATTGCACTTGGCTTGGTGGGCATTTTAATGTTCGGTCATGAACGTCCTAAACAGGTTTCCGCCAAACGGAAACGACCGCATCAGGTCACGGGATAG
- a CDS encoding DUF1552 domain-containing protein yields the protein MNTRSKTDDSRRAVLKAAGVSIALPLLESFDVDSAVAAEKRDESAKRMVFVSTGLGMNPRTFFPDEYGADFAPSPVLPAMMKHRGEFTLFSHMDHPNIFTKHAGIKSLLNGVLNKNARPGQNISIDQVAANHVGYTTRFPSLHISLGGAESASYSSSGILLRQETSPEALFKKLFVADSAAARKARALELEEQGSVLDLVRTRARRLERSVSRTDRAKLDEYLTAIREAEERLQGKRRWQNIQKPEVSKDEYDPTARGHGDLDYGFLGPVMFDLLALALQSDSSRVITANFSMHNRVIEIDGVTKGYHTLSHHGNRESHLRELQAIETFYIEQLSRFIGRLKGINTSGGSLLDDTMVFFGSGLSDASRHSNRNLPIILAGGGLKHQGHYDAVQRHSGKQTPLNNLFTTMLQHFGIEIDSFNGATGNLNHVLA from the coding sequence ATGAATACCCGATCAAAAACGGATGACTCCCGACGCGCCGTTCTCAAGGCGGCCGGAGTCTCTATCGCCCTGCCGTTGCTTGAGTCTTTCGATGTTGACAGCGCGGTGGCTGCAGAGAAGCGGGACGAATCAGCAAAGAGGATGGTCTTTGTCAGCACGGGACTGGGGATGAACCCTCGGACATTTTTTCCCGACGAGTATGGTGCTGATTTTGCTCCGTCTCCGGTCTTGCCGGCCATGATGAAGCATCGCGGTGAGTTCACGTTGTTCTCGCATATGGACCACCCGAATATCTTCACCAAACACGCCGGCATCAAATCGCTGCTCAATGGTGTGCTGAACAAGAACGCCCGCCCCGGCCAGAACATTTCGATCGATCAGGTTGCCGCGAATCACGTTGGCTATACAACGCGGTTTCCTTCGCTGCACATTTCGCTCGGCGGCGCCGAGAGCGCTTCGTATAGCTCGTCCGGAATTCTGCTGCGGCAGGAGACTTCGCCGGAAGCTCTGTTCAAGAAACTCTTCGTGGCTGACTCGGCGGCTGCCCGCAAGGCTCGCGCGCTGGAACTGGAAGAACAGGGCAGCGTGCTTGATCTGGTCCGCACGCGGGCTCGCCGCTTGGAACGCAGCGTCAGTCGCACAGACCGGGCGAAGCTGGACGAATACCTGACCGCGATCCGGGAAGCGGAAGAACGCCTTCAAGGAAAGCGTCGTTGGCAGAACATCCAAAAGCCCGAAGTTTCGAAAGACGAGTACGATCCCACGGCGCGAGGACACGGTGACTTGGACTACGGATTCCTCGGGCCGGTCATGTTCGACCTGCTGGCACTCGCCCTGCAGTCAGATTCCAGCCGGGTCATTACCGCGAACTTCTCGATGCACAACCGTGTGATTGAAATCGACGGGGTGACCAAGGGCTACCACACGCTTTCCCATCACGGCAACCGCGAGAGTCATCTCCGCGAGCTGCAGGCCATCGAAACGTTTTACATCGAGCAGCTATCGAGGTTCATCGGCAGACTGAAGGGAATCAATACCAGTGGCGGCTCGCTCCTGGATGACACGATGGTGTTCTTCGGCAGCGGCCTCAGCGATGCGTCCCGACACTCCAACCGTAATTTGCCAATCATCCTGGCTGGCGGCGGGCTGAAGCATCAAGGCCACTACGACGCCGTGCAGCGACACAGCGGCAAACAAACTCCATTGAACAATCTCTTTACCACCATGCTTCAGCACTTCGGTATCGAGATCGACTCTTTCAATGGCGCAACCGGAAATCTGAATCACGTTCTTGCTTAA
- a CDS encoding trypsin-like peptidase domain-containing protein: protein MAISQLRALLFLTFTILVQLPSSAAELRKWTTSDGRFETQAELVEANESAVTLKRADRNVITLSISKLSKPDRDYVQAWLLQRKQSETWRPGIVPDVLGEQVDLLSMIDPANDTQAGKWERDANALVSSGSSRARILLPHSVSGSYQLRLIAQRQLDTGSLNIGLVVGGRHQVLAIVDYGRSKRSGLAWIDEKNEPANSTFYRTPVLTTGRDSEIVCTVHYSHLRVTCDGKTIIEWTGDPSRLTLHPNFKVPGDRLFLETVHGSFRISQVQYLPIRESELRRYKPRGKPSPADSVALIEHPLGHGSGFLAAPNLLVTNHHVIEDASADDLKIFFPGESDSVNVHAVLFADADRDLAILSLETPRAPLAVAYDGYVPQGESVQLRGNPTIGGGVTLRNAVVKGTTRSMVRVNGFDFLQVDAAIDSGSSGGPILNELDQVVGVIAMKATDEGEKLMQEGLARLDDSFKNKSRQQTQDGIAFGIPARDVAKALDNVRGMTAREAGRRAQLHENRVLFQRLATLAGIRLLEANVNAPEEMRRQAARVAASRADDDLLVLIPAEPARHLRSALQSQDTQNIIALLQQDMDKHLNTIRSSPYLTQASIRGFNALSQRIKAIERFAQRPGTDYRRFSTTMIRFQSDVTRLMAEIKEEL from the coding sequence ATGGCGATTTCCCAACTCCGCGCCCTTCTCTTCCTGACGTTTACGATTCTTGTTCAACTGCCCAGTTCCGCAGCGGAGCTTCGTAAGTGGACGACCAGCGACGGCAGATTTGAAACGCAAGCTGAACTGGTTGAAGCTAACGAGTCAGCAGTGACGTTGAAAAGAGCGGATCGTAACGTAATCACACTTTCAATCAGCAAGCTCAGTAAGCCGGACCGCGATTATGTCCAAGCCTGGCTACTTCAACGTAAACAGTCCGAGACATGGAGACCAGGCATTGTGCCGGACGTCTTGGGGGAACAGGTCGACTTGCTGTCGATGATCGACCCTGCCAATGACACGCAAGCAGGAAAGTGGGAGCGTGACGCAAACGCGCTTGTGTCGTCAGGTTCGTCGCGAGCAAGAATATTGCTCCCACATTCCGTTTCAGGTTCCTATCAACTCAGGCTTATCGCGCAGCGGCAACTGGACACGGGGTCGCTTAACATTGGTCTGGTGGTCGGCGGTCGGCATCAAGTGCTCGCCATCGTTGATTACGGCAGGTCGAAGAGATCGGGATTAGCCTGGATCGACGAAAAGAACGAACCCGCCAATTCGACGTTTTATCGCACGCCGGTATTAACGACGGGGCGTGATTCCGAAATCGTTTGTACGGTTCACTACAGTCATTTACGTGTCACCTGCGACGGTAAAACGATCATCGAGTGGACCGGCGATCCATCCCGCCTGACACTGCACCCCAATTTCAAAGTTCCCGGCGACCGACTTTTTCTCGAGACCGTACACGGCAGTTTCCGCATCTCCCAGGTGCAATACCTACCGATTCGCGAGTCCGAACTTCGCCGATACAAACCTCGCGGCAAGCCATCACCGGCTGATTCGGTTGCTTTGATCGAACATCCACTTGGTCATGGAAGTGGGTTTCTGGCAGCCCCCAATTTATTGGTAACGAATCATCATGTCATCGAGGATGCGTCCGCAGACGACCTGAAGATCTTCTTTCCAGGGGAAAGCGATTCCGTCAATGTACATGCCGTCCTGTTTGCGGATGCCGATCGAGACCTGGCAATTCTTTCGCTTGAAACCCCGCGAGCCCCATTGGCGGTTGCCTACGACGGATATGTGCCACAGGGCGAGTCGGTTCAGTTGCGGGGCAACCCCACAATTGGTGGAGGGGTAACGCTGAGAAACGCGGTGGTGAAGGGAACCACACGGTCCATGGTGCGCGTGAATGGCTTCGATTTTTTGCAGGTCGATGCAGCCATTGATTCCGGTTCCAGTGGCGGTCCGATTTTGAATGAGCTGGACCAGGTCGTTGGAGTCATCGCCATGAAAGCGACCGACGAAGGAGAGAAGTTGATGCAAGAAGGGCTCGCTCGTCTGGATGACTCGTTTAAGAACAAATCAAGGCAACAAACTCAGGACGGCATCGCGTTTGGAATCCCGGCACGGGATGTGGCCAAGGCACTCGACAACGTGCGTGGAATGACCGCGAGGGAGGCGGGACGACGTGCGCAGTTGCATGAAAACCGTGTGCTGTTCCAGCGGCTTGCCACACTTGCGGGCATACGATTGCTGGAGGCAAATGTGAACGCCCCGGAAGAAATGCGGCGGCAGGCCGCGCGAGTGGCGGCGAGTCGTGCGGACGACGATTTACTCGTACTGATTCCGGCCGAACCGGCGCGTCATCTTCGCTCAGCATTGCAAAGCCAGGACACCCAAAACATCATCGCTTTGCTGCAACAGGACATGGACAAGCATTTGAACACGATCCGCAGTAGCCCCTACCTCACTCAAGCGAGCATTCGTGGCTTCAATGCACTGTCACAGCGAATCAAGGCAATCGAGCGTTTTGCGCAGCGGCCTGGCACGGACTACCGGAGATTCAGCACAACCATGATACGATTTCAAAGCGACGTGACGCGACTAATGGCGGAGATCAAGGAAGAACTGTAG
- a CDS encoding YeeE/YedE family protein, which translates to MRRLARRVKVRRQPQNPFSTMEDRHMKRVVTAKSWSPYLVGAGIGMHSWFAFLSADHPLGITTAMEHTAALAEQAVVPSLEENNKYFEQESPKIGWQWMLVLGVFIGGLVSSLASGDRNAPAVPPLWHQRFGPSKTKRFVAAFIGGVLLLLGARIAQGCTSGHGISGTLQLAASSWLFTAIIFATGIATAFTLYGREGRNHV; encoded by the coding sequence ATACGTCGACTCGCACGCCGTGTCAAAGTAAGACGTCAACCACAAAATCCATTCTCAACGATGGAGGATCGTCACATGAAACGCGTGGTAACTGCGAAATCCTGGTCGCCGTACCTGGTCGGTGCGGGCATTGGCATGCACAGCTGGTTTGCCTTTCTCTCGGCCGATCATCCTTTGGGGATTACGACCGCGATGGAACACACTGCGGCGCTGGCCGAACAAGCCGTCGTGCCTTCGCTGGAAGAAAACAACAAGTACTTCGAACAGGAATCTCCGAAAATTGGTTGGCAGTGGATGCTAGTGCTGGGCGTATTCATCGGCGGGTTGGTGAGTTCGCTGGCCTCGGGTGATCGTAATGCACCTGCGGTCCCGCCGCTTTGGCACCAACGATTTGGGCCATCAAAAACCAAGCGATTCGTCGCCGCGTTTATCGGCGGCGTACTTTTGCTGTTGGGAGCTCGCATTGCTCAGGGCTGTACCAGCGGGCATGGAATTAGCGGCACGCTGCAGCTGGCGGCATCCAGCTGGCTGTTTACTGCAATCATCTTTGCCACGGGGATTGCAACTGCATTCACCCTGTATGGTCGGGAGGGACGAAATCATGTTTGA
- a CDS encoding tetratricopeptide repeat-containing sulfotransferase family protein: protein MGTHNSGARGRFYLQQLELENNELKMCSYTITDYLEAHRRGDVAFAELGYRKLLLASNQNYDVLHLLAMLCLETERPDEAFSLIAMALKVKPESAVIWNSAGVIHRQNQQIQEAKNCWLRALDLDGRLEDAYVNLLDTLSAEPERPPEFRAICIGAIENRVPLRRPYYELARLQLEEDDQIGAAETWLRMIQERLACESDVLELADSLSHPEAINQVVKVCHELARREDAPVAALQTLSVILTGRLSPYHQRQLSAEMRSEIEATVRGYLAQARQLSQSGKGLFLIARCLRQMGYAAEAIDHLQTAFRLDPQYLPIQQCLANATLETGDVETARAIFRSVVTGDHPMPQSEFELSRIEEVGSPEAISRLREMLRSVTLPEQEKKLCLFALGNRLQSQEKWEEAATQYLLASEIGNTDEQLRNKERYSAQPICRTYDAEYFQAVQWHDRCESDLPIFIVGMPRSGTTLVEQILSCHPDLFAAGELPTIAHLFDSLTNGEEQWKSDPQLLRSSEIARLKPLGDQYIAELMRRMAGAEMPKRVTDKMPTNHRYLGFIANILPKANIVHVLREPKDVFASCIQLNLNWPFSDPDALVYYIKQYQRLMMHWRKTLPINLVEVQYEQLVQNARPEVSRLLESVGLEWDESCLNHTNARREVRTPSKAQVRRGLYTTSIDKWKRYERVFGKYYARLDQDSE from the coding sequence GTGGGAACTCACAATTCTGGCGCAAGGGGCCGTTTCTACCTACAACAATTAGAGCTGGAAAACAACGAGCTAAAGATGTGTTCTTATACAATCACCGACTATTTGGAAGCGCATCGACGAGGGGACGTTGCTTTCGCTGAGCTGGGATACCGGAAGCTGTTGCTAGCTTCTAATCAAAACTACGACGTGCTGCATCTTTTGGCGATGCTTTGTCTTGAAACCGAGCGGCCGGACGAAGCATTTTCCTTGATTGCAATGGCACTAAAGGTCAAGCCAGAATCTGCAGTGATCTGGAATTCAGCCGGAGTGATACACCGGCAGAATCAGCAAATCCAAGAGGCGAAGAATTGCTGGTTGCGAGCGTTAGATCTGGATGGTCGTTTGGAGGATGCGTACGTCAATTTGCTCGATACATTATCGGCCGAACCAGAGCGACCGCCCGAATTTCGCGCGATCTGTATTGGCGCGATTGAGAATCGCGTCCCACTACGACGTCCCTATTATGAGCTAGCTCGGCTGCAGCTCGAAGAGGATGACCAGATCGGTGCCGCCGAAACTTGGCTCCGAATGATTCAAGAACGGCTCGCGTGCGAGTCCGATGTACTTGAACTAGCGGACTCGCTTTCGCACCCCGAAGCAATCAATCAAGTCGTGAAGGTTTGTCATGAACTGGCGAGGCGGGAGGATGCGCCGGTGGCTGCGCTTCAGACGCTTTCGGTCATCTTGACGGGAAGGCTCTCGCCATATCATCAACGACAACTGTCAGCGGAGATGCGATCGGAGATTGAGGCAACGGTACGCGGATATTTGGCGCAAGCGAGACAGCTTTCGCAAAGCGGTAAAGGACTTTTCTTGATCGCTCGGTGTTTGCGGCAGATGGGGTACGCCGCCGAAGCGATTGACCATTTGCAAACGGCCTTCAGACTTGATCCGCAATACCTTCCCATTCAGCAGTGCCTGGCGAATGCAACGCTGGAGACGGGAGACGTCGAAACGGCTCGCGCCATCTTTCGCAGCGTCGTCACCGGCGACCATCCGATGCCGCAGTCTGAATTTGAGCTGTCAAGGATCGAAGAGGTGGGTTCGCCGGAAGCGATCTCGCGACTGCGTGAAATGCTACGCTCGGTGACACTTCCCGAGCAAGAGAAGAAGCTATGTCTGTTTGCGCTTGGAAATCGACTTCAATCACAAGAGAAGTGGGAGGAAGCCGCGACGCAGTATCTGCTAGCCAGCGAAATTGGAAATACTGACGAGCAGCTAAGAAACAAGGAACGGTATTCCGCTCAGCCGATCTGCCGCACCTACGATGCCGAGTACTTTCAAGCGGTCCAGTGGCACGATCGGTGTGAGAGTGATCTTCCCATTTTTATCGTCGGGATGCCTCGGTCGGGAACGACACTTGTCGAGCAGATCTTGAGTTGCCATCCAGATTTGTTCGCGGCAGGGGAACTCCCCACTATCGCGCACTTGTTTGATTCACTGACCAACGGCGAAGAGCAATGGAAAAGTGACCCTCAATTATTAAGGTCCTCAGAGATTGCTCGTTTAAAGCCCTTGGGAGACCAGTACATCGCTGAGCTGATGCGACGTATGGCGGGCGCTGAGATGCCCAAACGCGTCACCGACAAGATGCCGACGAATCATCGATACCTCGGTTTTATCGCGAATATTCTTCCCAAGGCAAACATCGTACACGTTTTGCGAGAACCGAAGGACGTCTTCGCTTCGTGTATCCAGCTCAACCTGAATTGGCCCTTCAGCGACCCGGACGCTTTGGTCTACTACATCAAGCAGTATCAGCGGCTAATGATGCATTGGCGAAAAACGTTGCCAATCAATCTGGTGGAAGTTCAATATGAGCAGTTGGTGCAGAACGCCCGCCCCGAAGTCTCTCGGCTTCTGGAATCTGTGGGCCTTGAGTGGGACGAATCGTGCCTGAATCACACGAATGCCCGCCGGGAGGTCCGTACGCCAAGCAAGGCCCAAGTGCGTCGCGGACTATACACCACCTCCATTGACAAGTGGAAGCGTTACGAACGGGTGTTTGGGAAGTACTACGCTAGATTGGATCAGGACAGCGAGTGA
- a CDS encoding beta-lactamase hydrolase domain-containing protein, translating into MAERMRINDEVTVGPQPAEADIQQLQDDGFESVVNFRTDGEEDQPLSPDDEANVVESAGMRYLNIPVSMQSMGPELVDQFREKYEELPKPVFAHCKSGKRAGAMVMMHVAVEQGMSGEETLQQAKEMGFECEQPQLEQFVRQYVDSHAVSK; encoded by the coding sequence ATGGCAGAGCGAATGAGAATCAATGATGAAGTAACGGTCGGTCCCCAACCGGCGGAAGCTGATATTCAGCAACTGCAAGACGATGGGTTCGAATCGGTCGTGAACTTCCGCACCGACGGTGAAGAGGATCAACCGTTATCACCCGATGACGAAGCCAATGTCGTTGAGTCCGCTGGGATGCGGTACCTCAATATCCCCGTGTCGATGCAATCGATGGGGCCAGAGCTGGTCGATCAATTCCGCGAGAAATATGAGGAGCTTCCCAAGCCGGTGTTCGCCCACTGTAAGAGTGGAAAGCGTGCTGGAGCCATGGTGATGATGCACGTTGCGGTCGAGCAAGGTATGAGCGGCGAAGAGACGCTTCAGCAAGCGAAGGAGATGGGATTCGAGTGCGAACAGCCGCAGCTTGAACAATTCGTTCGGCAATACGTCGACTCGCACGCCGTGTCAAAGTAA
- a CDS encoding DUF1592 domain-containing protein translates to MNTKTLFPLVCLVMLVSAAWGHADDQYAPVQPFLNRYCVNCHGATKQKGEVRLDDMAEIDGALWSDIYDQIHDANMPPEDARQPSANERADIAGLVLQISRDEAFSISTGYRRLNRREFRNTVRDLLGLKPGIYDPASRVFKDDVDGGFDTNADELVISNELLLEYLESAEHSLRMALFLEDLTPPVTRVVDFKPGRLQGGDRRFTTNKKKSTVLRGSGQYYASEGARRVTIAGNYRITVNAAGVDRNNYGRMKFPPASGPIRMGIGTRLDSEGQQSTSNLAESFDLQDGEFKDYSVVVWLENGAYPWVGFLNGAGKPASSIRQAIRQRKVDPKEVSPKNYLGPGVEVTGFRVEGPLDPDWPPKTYRTVFQTDEMPDFGNAEVRASLIERFLTRAFRRPATEQDVKDYLEYLNRQYQQTSDWHEAFIKTFAAVMASHDFLYIKEEIGPLPPFELASRLSYFLWSTMPDTELFQLASSGRILNAEVYAAQVDRMLHDRRTDEFVRGFATQWLSLDLLGTMPPDIKDRRYAAYHKSKYEAAFRSETLHFFRHVLFENQPVGDFLDSDYVIINNTLADVYKLPFEGGSEFQRVSLPKGSVRGGLLGHGSILALTSNGVETLPVTRGHWILDELLGTPPPAPPEEVPALVPDLNGVDTPRDQLVRHRKAPACFECHKQMDPLGLALESFDVIGRHRTKYETGPKIDPSGEMFGTRFEDVTELREILRSQEDQFAKSLIVKLAEYAKGRRLNRRDLDLVDQVAAKSKADEYRFESMLRHLLMSNLMSER, encoded by the coding sequence ATGAACACCAAGACCCTCTTTCCACTCGTATGCCTGGTCATGTTGGTCTCCGCTGCATGGGGGCACGCGGACGACCAATACGCGCCTGTTCAGCCGTTTCTCAATCGCTATTGCGTGAATTGCCACGGCGCGACGAAGCAGAAGGGGGAAGTGCGTCTGGATGACATGGCCGAAATCGATGGCGCTCTTTGGAGTGACATCTACGACCAAATCCATGACGCCAACATGCCACCTGAGGACGCTCGTCAGCCTTCAGCGAATGAGCGTGCCGACATTGCCGGGCTTGTTCTGCAGATTTCGCGAGACGAAGCCTTTTCGATCTCGACCGGCTATCGGCGTCTGAACCGCCGTGAGTTTCGTAACACCGTTCGTGATCTGCTGGGCCTGAAGCCCGGCATCTATGACCCCGCATCCCGAGTCTTCAAAGACGATGTCGATGGTGGCTTTGACACCAATGCGGACGAACTGGTCATCTCCAACGAACTGCTTCTGGAGTACCTCGAATCAGCCGAACACAGTTTGCGGATGGCTCTGTTTCTGGAAGACCTGACGCCACCGGTGACAAGAGTCGTCGATTTCAAGCCGGGGAGGCTGCAGGGCGGAGATAGACGCTTCACCACGAACAAGAAGAAATCGACCGTGCTGCGGGGATCGGGGCAGTATTACGCGAGTGAAGGGGCTCGCAGGGTAACAATAGCGGGCAACTACAGGATCACGGTCAATGCCGCCGGAGTCGACCGCAACAACTATGGCAGGATGAAGTTCCCGCCAGCAAGCGGCCCGATCAGGATGGGCATCGGCACCCGGCTGGACAGCGAGGGCCAACAGTCCACATCAAATCTGGCGGAGTCTTTTGATCTGCAGGATGGCGAGTTCAAAGATTACAGCGTTGTGGTCTGGCTTGAGAATGGTGCCTATCCGTGGGTTGGATTCCTGAACGGTGCCGGCAAACCTGCGTCCAGCATCCGCCAAGCGATTCGGCAACGGAAAGTCGATCCTAAAGAGGTCAGCCCGAAGAATTACCTCGGCCCCGGTGTGGAAGTGACCGGGTTCCGCGTCGAAGGTCCGCTGGACCCGGATTGGCCGCCCAAGACCTATCGGACTGTATTCCAGACGGATGAGATGCCCGACTTCGGGAATGCCGAAGTTCGCGCTTCGCTGATCGAACGGTTTTTGACGCGGGCTTTCCGCCGTCCGGCTACCGAACAGGATGTGAAGGACTACCTCGAATATCTCAACAGACAGTATCAGCAGACGTCGGATTGGCACGAGGCATTCATCAAGACCTTCGCCGCTGTCATGGCCTCACACGACTTCCTCTACATCAAGGAAGAAATCGGTCCACTTCCGCCGTTCGAACTGGCCAGCCGTCTGTCCTATTTCCTGTGGAGCACGATGCCCGATACGGAGCTGTTCCAGCTTGCGAGTTCCGGCAGGATTCTCAACGCGGAAGTCTACGCGGCGCAGGTTGACCGAATGCTCCACGATCGGAGAACGGATGAATTCGTACGCGGGTTTGCCACACAATGGCTCTCGCTCGATCTGCTAGGCACGATGCCGCCGGACATCAAAGACCGGCGCTACGCTGCTTACCACAAGAGCAAATACGAGGCAGCTTTTCGGAGCGAAACGCTGCACTTTTTCCGACATGTTCTTTTTGAGAATCAACCTGTCGGCGACTTCCTCGATTCCGACTATGTGATCATCAATAACACGCTGGCAGACGTTTACAAACTGCCCTTCGAAGGCGGTTCCGAATTCCAACGCGTATCGCTGCCCAAGGGATCCGTGCGCGGCGGGCTGCTGGGACACGGCAGTATCCTCGCCCTGACTTCCAACGGCGTCGAAACCCTGCCCGTGACCCGTGGCCACTGGATCCTGGACGAACTATTGGGGACGCCACCTCCCGCTCCACCGGAAGAGGTTCCTGCTCTGGTTCCTGATCTGAATGGAGTGGATACACCACGCGACCAGCTGGTTCGTCACCGGAAAGCCCCAGCCTGCTTCGAATGCCACAAGCAGATGGACCCGCTCGGCCTAGCTCTGGAGAGTTTTGATGTCATCGGCAGACACCGAACGAAATACGAGACAGGACCGAAGATCGATCCTTCCGGCGAGATGTTCGGTACCAGGTTTGAGGACGTTACGGAGTTGCGCGAGATCCTCCGCTCCCAAGAAGACCAATTCGCGAAGAGCCTGATCGTCAAACTGGCTGAATACGCGAAGGGGCGAAGGCTGAACCGGCGCGACCTCGACCTCGTGGATCAGGTCGCGGCGAAATCGAAGGCGGATGAATATCGATTCGAATCGATGCTACGGCACCTGCTAATGAGCAATCTGATGAGCGAGCGATAA